In Paludisphaera rhizosphaerae, one DNA window encodes the following:
- a CDS encoding protein-disulfide reductase DsbD family protein: MMQPHLAGRAVSAFAVAFVMMAVPAFGDGLQPAQKDSNPRGKPKDAELTATIEPAEAKPGDVVQLTVHAKLKRGWHIYTFAEKQRDDGPRHTLFDTFDLAGLEADGAWTASKPAESKAEPAFENKVFEFFEDEVSWSLPLKVPADATSGKKTIRVQASYQICNASSCSFPGRWTLPDAVLTVVGGKAAAPEASPKAAPKKKDTPEKLRPRGVSLAPSISPAEAKPGDTVTYKVAVKLEPGLHIYDLEKPGANGNGPVPTAFDLFDTGGLQASGAWKPSHEPTVKPEPAFGDNVLVEFFEDEVAWSTELKIPAGAAPGEHTIQSQINYQICNENSCFPPTYQSLPEVVVKVVDGNSTVTPASAAVAATPAPPAEIPAAAAVAATPASPTETPAVAAVAATPALPAEAPTASVAASPAPAAAAVPAKPSEEPKPASAAATVIGKAPAEEAPVSEIARTAQQGLIPFLIASALGGLFALVMPCVWPMIPITVNFFVKQGAQKGKGGTTGLAVVYCLAIIGIFTMVGVVFSFLFSPSFLQNLANNPWLNLVVAGLFLAFGLSLLGMFEISLPSFLLNASSRGESRGGLVGIIFMALTLTITSFTCTFPVVGGLLVMASQGNFLYPIIGLATFASVLAFPFFVLALAPGLISKMPRSGDWMNSVKVVGGLVEIGAALKFLNTAELGWVTPENAWFDAQVVLTAWIVLSAVCGVYLLGLFRTDHDYDEVKVGSGRILFGCMFLGLALYMAPALFGRPPQSLVWDRMIVGILPPDSNELVAETRIASATGAGESGEVKATSTDPAQAEREQKSLHGVLWGMSLDQAKEEAAAQNRPILIDFTGVNCANCRLMERNVLPRPDVVKLLKEFVTIQLYTDRVPIGSLTADQREELAQANQLRQLDLAAEQTNPFYVILTPEGKVVSSMGGYNEPPVFQDFLTKALDKARGASRVARAGF; the protein is encoded by the coding sequence ATGATGCAACCTCACCTCGCCGGTCGCGCCGTTTCGGCGTTCGCCGTGGCGTTCGTCATGATGGCCGTCCCGGCCTTCGGCGACGGGCTCCAGCCCGCTCAGAAGGACAGCAATCCCCGGGGAAAGCCCAAGGATGCGGAGCTGACCGCGACCATCGAACCGGCCGAGGCCAAACCGGGAGACGTCGTTCAGCTCACCGTGCATGCCAAGCTCAAGCGGGGCTGGCACATCTACACCTTCGCTGAAAAGCAGCGCGACGACGGCCCGCGCCACACCCTGTTTGACACGTTCGACCTGGCGGGGTTGGAGGCGGACGGCGCCTGGACGGCCTCGAAGCCGGCCGAGTCCAAGGCCGAGCCCGCCTTCGAGAACAAGGTCTTCGAGTTCTTCGAGGACGAGGTCTCCTGGAGCCTCCCCCTCAAGGTTCCGGCCGACGCCACGTCGGGCAAGAAGACAATCCGCGTTCAGGCGAGCTACCAGATCTGCAACGCCTCCAGTTGCAGCTTCCCGGGTCGATGGACGCTCCCCGATGCGGTCCTGACGGTCGTCGGCGGCAAGGCCGCCGCGCCGGAGGCCTCGCCCAAGGCTGCCCCGAAGAAGAAGGACACGCCCGAGAAGCTCCGGCCTCGGGGCGTGTCGCTGGCTCCTTCGATCTCGCCGGCCGAGGCGAAGCCGGGTGACACGGTGACCTACAAGGTGGCCGTCAAGCTGGAGCCGGGTCTTCATATTTACGACCTCGAGAAGCCCGGAGCGAATGGGAACGGCCCGGTGCCGACCGCGTTCGACCTTTTCGACACCGGCGGACTTCAAGCGTCCGGAGCCTGGAAGCCCTCGCACGAACCGACGGTCAAACCTGAGCCTGCCTTTGGCGACAATGTGCTCGTCGAGTTCTTCGAGGACGAGGTCGCCTGGTCCACAGAGCTGAAGATTCCCGCCGGCGCCGCGCCCGGCGAGCATACGATCCAGAGCCAGATCAACTACCAGATCTGCAATGAGAACTCCTGCTTCCCGCCGACCTATCAGTCGCTCCCCGAGGTCGTCGTGAAGGTGGTCGATGGGAACTCCACGGTCACCCCGGCATCGGCCGCCGTGGCCGCGACGCCGGCCCCGCCCGCCGAGATTCCCGCTGCCGCCGCCGTGGCTGCGACGCCGGCCTCGCCCACTGAGACTCCTGCCGTGGCCGCCGTGGCTGCGACGCCGGCCCTACCTGCCGAGGCTCCGACCGCGTCCGTTGCGGCCTCCCCCGCTCCGGCCGCTGCGGCCGTCCCCGCGAAGCCGAGCGAAGAGCCGAAGCCCGCCTCCGCCGCTGCGACGGTTATCGGCAAGGCGCCGGCCGAGGAGGCTCCGGTCAGCGAGATCGCCCGGACGGCCCAGCAAGGTTTGATCCCCTTCCTGATCGCCTCCGCGCTGGGAGGGCTGTTTGCGCTGGTGATGCCCTGCGTTTGGCCGATGATCCCGATCACGGTCAACTTCTTCGTCAAGCAGGGGGCTCAGAAGGGCAAGGGCGGGACGACGGGCCTGGCCGTGGTTTACTGCCTGGCGATCATCGGGATTTTCACGATGGTCGGCGTGGTCTTCTCGTTCCTGTTCTCTCCGTCCTTCCTCCAGAACCTGGCCAACAACCCCTGGCTCAACCTGGTGGTCGCCGGCCTGTTCCTGGCCTTCGGTCTGAGCCTGCTGGGGATGTTCGAGATCAGCCTGCCGAGCTTCCTGCTGAACGCCTCGTCCCGCGGCGAAAGCCGAGGCGGGCTGGTGGGCATCATCTTCATGGCGCTCACGCTGACGATCACCTCGTTCACCTGCACGTTCCCCGTCGTCGGCGGCCTGCTCGTCATGGCCTCCCAGGGGAACTTCCTCTACCCGATCATCGGCCTCGCCACCTTTGCATCGGTCCTGGCGTTCCCGTTCTTCGTGCTGGCCCTCGCCCCCGGCCTGATCTCGAAGATGCCCCGCAGCGGCGACTGGATGAACTCGGTCAAGGTCGTCGGCGGCCTGGTGGAAATCGGTGCGGCGCTCAAGTTCCTGAACACCGCCGAACTCGGCTGGGTCACTCCTGAGAACGCCTGGTTCGACGCCCAGGTCGTGCTGACGGCCTGGATCGTGCTCTCCGCGGTTTGCGGCGTCTATCTGCTGGGCCTCTTCCGTACGGACCACGACTACGACGAGGTGAAGGTCGGCTCCGGCCGGATCCTTTTCGGCTGCATGTTCCTGGGCCTGGCCCTCTACATGGCCCCCGCTCTCTTCGGCCGACCGCCGCAGAGCCTCGTCTGGGACCGGATGATCGTGGGGATCCTGCCCCCCGACTCCAACGAACTCGTGGCCGAGACGCGGATCGCCAGCGCGACGGGTGCCGGCGAATCCGGCGAGGTCAAAGCGACCTCCACCGACCCGGCCCAGGCCGAACGCGAGCAGAAGAGCCTGCACGGCGTTCTCTGGGGGATGAGCCTAGACCAGGCCAAGGAGGAGGCCGCAGCCCAGAACCGGCCGATCCTCATCGACTTCACCGGCGTCAACTGCGCCAACTGCCGCCTGATGGAGCGGAACGTCCTGCCGAGGCCGGACGTGGTGAAGCTGCTCAAGGAGTTCGTGACGATCCAGCTCTACACCGACCGGGTCCCGATCGGCTCGCTCACGGCCGACCAGCGCGAGGAACTGGCCCAGGCCAACCAACTTCGCCAACTCGACCTGGCCGCCGAGCAAACCAACCCGTTCTACGTGATCCTTACGCCCGAGGGGAAAGTCGTCTCCTCGATGGGCGGCTACAACGAACCGCCCGTTTTCCAGGACTTCCTGACCAAGGCCCTCGATAAGGCCCGCGGCGCTTCCCGGGTCGCCCGGGCGGGCTTCTGA
- a CDS encoding helix-turn-helix domain-containing protein yields the protein MANNKHEIIEPAESEVLMAQKTCVALSSHLQRSKSSLEFRDVDTGETMTLPPSAERALLQVLEELGRGRAIAVTPVESELSTQQAADILNVSRPYVAKLVDEGALPARKVGLHRRLLLGDVLTYKKTMFAGQLKSMEELAALTGELGLYDADPK from the coding sequence ATGGCGAACAACAAGCATGAGATCATCGAACCGGCAGAGTCGGAAGTGCTGATGGCGCAGAAGACGTGCGTGGCGCTGTCATCGCATCTTCAAAGGAGCAAGTCCTCGCTCGAGTTCCGCGACGTGGATACCGGAGAGACGATGACGCTCCCTCCGTCTGCAGAAAGGGCCCTCCTTCAAGTCTTGGAGGAGTTAGGGCGAGGTCGAGCGATCGCCGTCACGCCGGTCGAATCCGAGTTGTCCACCCAACAGGCAGCGGACATCCTCAACGTCTCACGCCCGTACGTCGCCAAACTGGTCGATGAAGGGGCGCTACCGGCCCGCAAGGTTGGTCTCCATCGCCGGCTTCTGTTAGGCGACGTGCTGACCTATAAGAAGACGATGTTCGCGGGACAGTTGAAGTCGATGGAAGAGTTGGCGGCTTTGACCGGTGAACTGGGGTTGTACGACGCTGATCCGAAATGA
- a CDS encoding hydroxyacid dehydrogenase, which yields MLTGMDEAGMRLVREAAEIVVADPKDRAAIEAAARDADAIITRTAGKIDAEVLSWAPKLKVVARHGVGFDHIDVPAATARGIQVVYTPGANTQDVVEHVIAMMIGLSKHFPIMMKELEAGNYAARTSMRGREILGRTLGIVGFGRIGKRLGETAKHGFGMQVLYHDIIGPPEDAELRAGATRVSFDELLRQSDYISIHVPLDGSTRRLMNRAALANVKEGCILINTSRGPVVDEEAVADALDARLLWGYGADVFDVEPPPPNHPLIGRPDVMLTPHSAAQTEEGLRNMATMVAEGVLDVLAGRVPEHPVNDPVEVEKVRSGLGLPPLYRPAR from the coding sequence ATGTTGACGGGTATGGACGAGGCCGGCATGCGGCTCGTCCGCGAGGCCGCCGAAATCGTCGTGGCCGATCCCAAGGACCGCGCCGCCATCGAGGCCGCGGCGCGAGACGCCGACGCGATCATCACGCGGACCGCCGGCAAGATCGACGCTGAGGTCCTGAGCTGGGCGCCCAAGCTCAAGGTCGTCGCCCGCCACGGCGTCGGCTTCGATCACATCGACGTCCCCGCCGCCACCGCCCGAGGAATTCAGGTCGTCTACACGCCGGGGGCGAACACGCAGGACGTGGTCGAACACGTCATCGCCATGATGATCGGCCTGTCCAAGCACTTCCCGATCATGATGAAGGAGCTGGAGGCCGGCAACTACGCCGCCCGCACCAGCATGCGAGGCCGCGAAATCCTGGGGCGGACGCTGGGCATCGTCGGATTCGGCCGAATCGGCAAGCGACTGGGTGAAACCGCAAAACATGGATTCGGGATGCAAGTCCTCTACCACGACATCATCGGCCCCCCCGAAGACGCCGAACTGCGGGCTGGCGCGACTCGCGTGAGCTTCGATGAATTGCTCCGCCAGTCGGACTATATCAGCATCCACGTCCCGCTCGACGGAAGCACACGCCGCCTGATGAATCGCGCGGCGCTGGCAAACGTCAAGGAAGGCTGCATCCTCATCAACACCAGTCGCGGCCCCGTCGTCGACGAGGAAGCCGTGGCCGACGCCCTCGACGCCCGCCTCCTCTGGGGATACGGCGCCGACGTCTTCGACGTCGAACCCCCGCCCCCCAACCACCCCCTGATCGGCCGCCCCGACGTCATGCTCACCCCCCACAGCGCCGCCCAGACCGAGGAAGGCCTCCGCAACATGGCCACCATGGTCGCCGAAGGCGTCCTCGACGTCCTCGCCGGCCGCGTCCCCGAACACCCCGTCAACGACCCCGTCGAGGTTGAGAAAGTGCGTTCGGGGTTGGGATTGCCGCCCTTGTACCGGCCGGCTCGTTAA
- a CDS encoding phospholipid carrier-dependent glycosyltransferase, with protein MTRDNPWTSAVVPFVVAVAILARLAAMFPASGRFDDPDNYLPLAASLAAGEGLSHKGRPTAYRPPLYPLLLAPLLRVSPSGETPTTGIALLHLGLGAGTAWCVVLAARRLGASEFRGLAAGLIVALDPVLVWQSRYVMTETPAAFLTAAALATAAAGGFRSAGGAGLLLGLAGLCRPSALPGAGLVALAAAIVPPGDRNERVKRAAVLGFAVVIVLSPWAVRNRIALGEFVWTTTHGGYTLALANNEVYYRDVLDGPPGRVWTGRDQWAWWDSVNRRTAGMPEPVADRFMRDEAIDLARRQPVAFARACLSRLETFWSPTPAAGVYSTRVRAVTLAWTLPLFTAFAIGLASPTFRRWPGIVAPCLILGLTIVHAFYWTDLRMRAPIVPAIALVAAFASFPWRRGS; from the coding sequence ATGACCCGTGACAATCCATGGACGTCGGCCGTCGTCCCCTTCGTCGTCGCCGTGGCGATCCTCGCTCGCCTCGCCGCGATGTTCCCAGCGTCGGGCCGATTCGACGATCCCGACAACTATCTCCCCCTGGCCGCTTCACTGGCGGCCGGAGAAGGGTTGTCGCACAAGGGACGTCCAACGGCCTATCGACCGCCGCTCTACCCCCTCCTGCTGGCCCCCCTGCTCCGCGTTTCGCCCTCGGGTGAGACTCCGACGACCGGGATCGCCCTGCTCCACCTGGGACTCGGGGCCGGGACGGCCTGGTGCGTGGTCCTCGCGGCCCGGCGGTTGGGGGCCTCGGAGTTTCGGGGGCTCGCGGCGGGCCTGATCGTCGCCCTCGATCCCGTGCTGGTGTGGCAGTCGCGCTACGTGATGACGGAGACGCCCGCCGCCTTCCTGACGGCCGCGGCGCTGGCGACGGCGGCGGCCGGCGGCTTCCGATCCGCCGGGGGGGCGGGTCTCCTGCTGGGGCTGGCGGGGCTCTGTCGGCCGAGCGCACTCCCCGGCGCAGGGCTGGTTGCGCTCGCCGCCGCGATCGTCCCGCCCGGCGATCGAAACGAACGTGTGAAGCGGGCTGCGGTACTGGGCTTCGCCGTCGTGATCGTCCTGTCGCCCTGGGCGGTCAGGAACCGCATCGCGCTCGGCGAGTTCGTCTGGACGACGACCCACGGCGGTTACACGCTGGCCCTGGCGAACAACGAGGTCTACTACCGCGACGTCCTCGACGGCCCACCGGGGCGCGTGTGGACGGGCCGCGACCAGTGGGCGTGGTGGGACTCAGTGAACCGTCGCACGGCCGGGATGCCGGAGCCGGTCGCCGACCGGTTCATGCGTGACGAGGCCATCGACCTGGCCCGACGTCAGCCAGTTGCGTTCGCGAGGGCCTGCCTTTCCCGTCTGGAGACCTTCTGGAGTCCGACCCCGGCCGCTGGCGTGTATTCAACCCGCGTGCGCGCGGTGACTCTGGCCTGGACGCTCCCCTTGTTCACGGCGTTCGCCATCGGCCTGGCATCGCCGACGTTCCGTCGCTGGCCGGGAATCGTGGCGCCTTGCCTGATTTTGGGCCTGACGATCGTTCACGCGTTCTACTGGACCGACCTGCGGATGCGTGCGCCGATCGTCCCGGCGATCGCGCTGGTCGCCGCTTTCGCCTCGTTCCCGTGGCGAAGGGGAAGTTAG
- a CDS encoding GtrA family protein: MSLISLIVPETREEAFRHDELAEYQRLLLERPGVNAVEVIWAGSAPVERSTIGLYPMIQVIDEGADHVSLLRQGLTAAKGETLIILDPAREYGPDALTQVLDALDAGQADVVVGVPHSSRGLFSLRGVQGRTLSILGRLALGTSDGLSGLVALRRSAVGSLVLENPRIPGSRILLDVLTWCSGRFLDVPVPTGLNDRRRLDPIGLDDLRQLKRVLDHRFGTLSRLVQFCIVGASGMVVDLTLYAVLLWFLASVGLGGTPEPATSFNRSMFFAGCLSIGAALTWNFLLNRRLTFNDTRGGSIIRQYFIYALGNALGIVVSLTLRLYLPSRFGVFARHRLAAAVVGIVVATGISFSMSRWIVFRRKPTAKPPTSPSEAADEPAAVA; encoded by the coding sequence ATGAGCCTCATCAGCCTCATCGTCCCGGAGACCCGCGAGGAGGCCTTCCGCCACGACGAGTTGGCGGAATACCAGCGTCTGCTGCTGGAACGGCCGGGCGTCAACGCGGTCGAGGTGATCTGGGCCGGCTCTGCTCCCGTGGAGCGGTCGACCATCGGCCTTTACCCGATGATCCAGGTCATCGACGAGGGCGCCGACCACGTCAGCCTCCTCCGCCAGGGCCTCACGGCAGCGAAGGGGGAGACCCTCATCATCCTCGACCCCGCCCGCGAATACGGCCCGGACGCCCTGACGCAGGTTCTCGACGCCCTCGACGCCGGCCAGGCCGACGTCGTCGTCGGCGTCCCCCACAGCTCTCGCGGGCTGTTCAGCCTTCGAGGCGTCCAGGGACGAACCCTGTCGATCCTCGGTCGGCTCGCGCTGGGGACTTCCGACGGTCTCTCCGGCCTCGTCGCCCTCCGCCGTTCGGCCGTCGGCTCCCTGGTGCTGGAGAATCCCCGCATACCGGGATCGCGCATCCTGCTGGACGTCCTCACCTGGTGCTCCGGCCGGTTCCTGGACGTCCCCGTGCCCACCGGATTGAACGACAGACGGCGGCTCGACCCCATCGGCCTCGACGACCTGCGACAGCTCAAGCGCGTGTTGGACCATCGCTTCGGCACCCTCTCGCGACTGGTCCAGTTCTGCATCGTCGGCGCGTCCGGGATGGTCGTCGACCTCACGCTCTACGCCGTCCTGCTCTGGTTTCTCGCTTCGGTCGGGCTCGGCGGAACGCCGGAGCCTGCGACGAGTTTCAACCGCTCGATGTTCTTCGCGGGCTGCCTGTCGATCGGGGCGGCCCTGACGTGGAACTTCCTGCTCAACCGCCGGTTGACGTTCAACGACACCCGGGGCGGATCGATCATCCGCCAGTACTTCATCTACGCGCTGGGGAACGCCCTCGGGATCGTGGTGAGCCTGACGTTGCGGCTCTATCTCCCGAGTCGGTTCGGGGTCTTCGCCCGTCACCGGCTGGCTGCGGCCGTGGTCGGGATCGTCGTCGCGACGGGCATCAGCTTCTCGATGTCACGCTGGATCGTCTTCCGACGCAAGCCCACGGCGAAGCCTCCAACGTCCCCCTCCGAGGCCGCCGACGAGCCGGCCGCCGTCGCCTAA
- the mnmA gene encoding tRNA 2-thiouridine(34) synthase MnmA translates to MPQRVVLAMSGGVDSSVAAHLLKAEGYDVVGLFMRTGSHGESEERRAKTCCSIADALDARRVADRLEIPFFVLDFEREFGRIQDYFADEYYAGRTPNPCVMCNIWLKFGRLWEYGESVGADFVATGHYARIAQGPGGEPRIGRGLDRDKDQSYVLSGLSKEMLPRILFPIGGLAKAEVRALALECNLPVHDKAESQEICFVPDDDYLGFIHRRRPDQETAGSIVDETGTVLGEHPGIEKFTIGQRRGLGFAVGEPRYVVQIEPASKTVTVGRRESLTRPALEAERFNWQSPAPEGPISCHAQIRARHRAVPAVAEPLEEGRVRVRFETPQAAVAPGQVVTLYQDDMVLGGGWIDRALAE, encoded by the coding sequence ATGCCTCAGCGCGTCGTTCTGGCGATGAGCGGCGGTGTCGACAGTTCCGTGGCCGCCCACCTCTTGAAGGCGGAGGGCTACGACGTCGTCGGCCTCTTCATGCGCACCGGCTCCCACGGCGAGTCCGAGGAGCGCCGGGCCAAAACCTGTTGCTCCATCGCCGACGCCCTCGACGCCCGCCGCGTCGCCGACCGCCTGGAAATCCCCTTCTTCGTCCTCGACTTCGAACGCGAGTTCGGACGCATCCAGGACTACTTCGCCGACGAATACTACGCAGGCAGGACTCCCAACCCCTGCGTGATGTGCAACATCTGGCTCAAGTTCGGCCGACTCTGGGAGTACGGGGAGAGCGTCGGGGCCGACTTCGTCGCCACCGGCCACTACGCCCGGATCGCCCAGGGCCCTGGCGGCGAGCCCCGAATCGGCCGCGGACTCGACCGCGACAAGGATCAGTCGTACGTCCTCTCCGGTCTCTCAAAAGAGATGCTCCCGCGGATCCTCTTCCCGATCGGCGGGCTCGCCAAGGCCGAGGTCCGCGCCCTGGCCCTGGAGTGCAACCTCCCGGTCCACGACAAGGCGGAGAGTCAGGAGATCTGCTTCGTCCCCGACGACGACTACCTGGGCTTCATTCACCGTCGCCGCCCCGATCAGGAAACCGCCGGGAGTATCGTCGACGAGACCGGGACCGTTCTGGGCGAGCATCCCGGCATCGAAAAATTCACCATCGGCCAGCGCCGTGGACTAGGCTTCGCCGTAGGGGAACCGCGATACGTCGTGCAGATCGAGCCGGCCTCGAAGACGGTGACCGTCGGCCGGCGGGAGTCGCTGACGAGGCCCGCCCTGGAGGCGGAGCGGTTCAACTGGCAGTCCCCGGCTCCCGAGGGTCCGATCTCTTGCCACGCCCAGATCCGAGCCCGACATCGAGCCGTCCCGGCGGTCGCCGAGCCGCTGGAAGAGGGGCGCGTTCGGGTCCGATTCGAGACGCCGCAGGCTGCGGTCGCGCCGGGACAGGTCGTCACGCTCTATCAGGACGACATGGTGCTCGGCGGCGGCTGGATCGACCGTGCGCTCGCCGAATGA
- the rplS gene encoding 50S ribosomal protein L19: MQNRFMAAVEQSSMKEKLPKFEIGDTVDVHVRILEGDKERIQVFNGVVIARSGVGTREMFVVRRIVQGEGVERKFPIHSPRIADIVVKRSGKVRRAKLYYLRERSGKAVRLKERFTAAAAAETQAAKAERKAAKAASKKAKAEAKAAAAAANAK, from the coding sequence ATGCAAAACCGATTTATGGCCGCCGTCGAGCAGAGCAGCATGAAAGAGAAGCTGCCGAAGTTCGAGATCGGCGACACCGTCGACGTCCACGTCCGTATCCTGGAAGGCGACAAGGAGCGCATCCAGGTCTTCAACGGCGTGGTGATCGCCCGCTCCGGCGTCGGCACCCGCGAGATGTTCGTCGTCCGGCGCATCGTCCAGGGCGAAGGCGTCGAGCGTAAGTTCCCGATCCACTCGCCCCGGATCGCCGACATCGTCGTGAAGCGCTCGGGCAAGGTCCGTCGCGCCAAGCTGTACTACCTCCGCGAGCGTTCGGGCAAGGCCGTCCGCCTCAAGGAGCGGTTCACCGCCGCCGCCGCCGCCGAGACGCAGGCCGCCAAGGCCGAGCGCAAGGCCGCCAAGGCCGCCAGCAAGAAGGCCAAGGCCGAGGCCAAGGCCGCCGCGGCTGCCGCCAACGCCAAGTAA
- the trmD gene encoding tRNA (guanosine(37)-N1)-methyltransferase TrmD: protein MTPAESPLRIDVLTLFPDLFAGFLSESIVGRAIAKSLVEVHLWDIRDWAEGRHKQVDDRPFGGGPGMVLMAPPVVAAAEAVRNAAEPPGDLIVLSPQGKRFDQSKAAELAGRGRFTLVCGRYEGFDERIIEILRPELLSVGDFVLSGGEPAAMVVIDAVARLVPGVLGDAESAVDESFGPDGGLEYPHYTRPREFRGMAVPDVLLSGDHAAIARWRRENRRPPPG, encoded by the coding sequence ATGACACCCGCTGAGTCGCCGCTCCGGATTGACGTCCTCACCCTCTTCCCCGACCTCTTCGCCGGGTTCCTGAGTGAGAGCATCGTCGGCCGGGCCATCGCCAAGAGCCTCGTCGAAGTCCACCTGTGGGACATCCGCGACTGGGCCGAGGGCCGGCACAAGCAGGTGGACGACCGACCGTTCGGCGGAGGTCCGGGGATGGTCCTGATGGCCCCCCCCGTGGTCGCCGCCGCCGAGGCCGTCCGCAACGCCGCCGAGCCGCCCGGAGACCTGATCGTCCTTTCCCCCCAGGGGAAGAGGTTCGACCAGTCGAAGGCCGCCGAGCTCGCCGGACGCGGACGATTCACCCTGGTCTGCGGCCGCTACGAGGGCTTCGACGAACGCATCATCGAGATCCTCCGGCCTGAGCTGCTCTCCGTCGGCGATTTCGTCCTCTCGGGGGGCGAGCCGGCCGCGATGGTCGTGATCGACGCCGTCGCCCGCCTGGTTCCTGGAGTCCTCGGCGACGCCGAAAGCGCCGTCGACGAGTCCTTCGGTCCCGACGGCGGCCTGGAATACCCGCACTACACCCGGCCCCGCGAGTTCCGCGGGATGGCCGTCCCGGACGTCCTGCTGAGCGGCGACCACGCGGCCATCGCCCGATGGCGCCGAGAGAACCGCCGCCCGCCGCCGGGCTGA
- the rpsP gene encoding 30S ribosomal protein S16, translating into MDTRTPRDGRAIEELGHYDPMSRNPETQTVLKTDRIRYWLSVGAQPSDKVAALLRKHKVTKPAPGESWELPKPAPAAEAPKAE; encoded by the coding sequence ATGGACACCCGCACCCCGCGCGACGGCCGCGCCATCGAGGAACTCGGCCACTACGACCCGATGTCGCGGAACCCCGAGACCCAGACGGTCCTCAAGACCGACCGCATCCGCTACTGGCTGAGCGTTGGCGCGCAGCCGTCGGACAAGGTCGCGGCTCTGCTCCGCAAGCACAAGGTGACCAAGCCGGCCCCGGGCGAGTCCTGGGAGCTGCCGAAGCCGGCCCCGGCCGCCGAAGCCCCGAAGGCCGAGTGA
- the ffh gene encoding signal recognition particle protein, with the protein MFDDLQKRLSSAFKRFRVSGVLTEANMKEGLREVRTALLEADVNYNVVQDFMSRVQEKATGAQVIKSVRPEQQLVKIVHDELVETMGPSDPAIRFEKSGPTIIMLCGLQGSGKTTTSGKLAKLLTSQQRKPLLVAADLQRPAAVEQLKVVGEQIGVPVFSETGVNPVKLCQDALVEANRKGCDTLILDTAGRLHVDDELMAELVQIEKKVRPHHVFFVCDAMTGQDAVASAEAFNKALELDGVILTKLDGDARGGAALSVRKVTGVPVKFVGKGEKLDRLEPFDPERLVGQMLGMGDIVGLVNAAQATVDAEEARLQQERMAKGKFDLEDFRKQIVQIKKMGSVQDVMSMFPGMGQMTESLGGIDADGEVKRIQGIIDSMTPRERSRPDLIDISRRRRIAAGAGVDPSDVSGLVKQFDAMAAFVKQMSQMSMLDKLKAMTGLGRAAALNPTAKLLAPKVGTGKRLSPKEREKQKKQREKEERKKRREERDNRDQPSA; encoded by the coding sequence ATGTTCGACGACCTGCAAAAGCGCCTGTCCTCCGCCTTCAAGCGGTTCCGCGTCAGCGGCGTCTTGACCGAGGCCAACATGAAAGAGGGCCTGCGCGAAGTGCGCACGGCCCTGCTGGAAGCCGACGTCAACTACAACGTCGTCCAGGACTTCATGTCGCGCGTGCAGGAAAAGGCCACCGGCGCGCAGGTCATCAAGAGCGTTCGGCCAGAGCAGCAGTTGGTCAAAATCGTCCACGACGAACTCGTCGAGACGATGGGTCCGTCCGATCCGGCGATCCGGTTTGAGAAGTCCGGCCCGACGATCATCATGCTCTGCGGCCTCCAGGGCTCAGGCAAGACGACGACCTCCGGCAAGCTGGCGAAGCTGCTGACGTCCCAGCAGCGCAAGCCCTTGCTCGTCGCGGCCGACCTCCAGCGGCCTGCCGCCGTCGAGCAGCTCAAGGTCGTCGGCGAGCAGATCGGCGTGCCGGTCTTCTCCGAGACGGGGGTGAATCCCGTCAAGCTCTGCCAGGACGCCCTCGTCGAGGCCAACCGCAAGGGCTGCGACACGCTGATCCTCGACACTGCCGGCCGACTCCACGTCGACGACGAGTTGATGGCCGAGCTGGTGCAGATCGAGAAGAAGGTCCGCCCCCACCACGTCTTCTTCGTCTGCGACGCCATGACGGGGCAGGACGCCGTCGCTTCCGCGGAAGCCTTCAACAAGGCCCTGGAGCTGGACGGCGTCATCCTCACCAAGCTGGACGGCGACGCTCGCGGCGGTGCGGCGCTCTCCGTGCGGAAGGTGACCGGCGTCCCCGTCAAGTTCGTCGGCAAGGGGGAGAAGCTCGACCGGCTCGAACCGTTCGACCCCGAGCGGCTCGTCGGCCAGATGCTGGGCATGGGCGACATCGTCGGCCTCGTCAACGCCGCTCAGGCGACCGTCGACGCCGAGGAAGCCCGCCTCCAGCAAGAGCGGATGGCCAAGGGGAAATTCGACCTCGAGGACTTCCGCAAGCAGATCGTCCAGATCAAGAAGATGGGCTCGGTCCAGGACGTGATGAGCATGTTCCCGGGCATGGGCCAGATGACCGAGAGCCTCGGCGGGATCGACGCCGACGGCGAGGTCAAGCGCATCCAGGGCATCATCGACAGCATGACGCCCCGCGAGCGCAGCCGCCCCGACCTGATCGACATCTCGCGACGCCGCCGGATCGCCGCCGGCGCGGGGGTGGACCCCTCGGACGTCTCCGGCCTGGTGAAGCAGTTCGACGCCATGGCCGCGTTCGTCAAGCAGATGTCGCAGATGAGCATGCTCGACAAGCTCAAGGCCATGACCGGCCTGGGCCGCGCCGCGGCGCTCAACCCCACCGCCAAACTCCTCGCCCCCAAGGTCGGAACCGGCAAGCGGCTCTCCCCCAAGGAGCGCGAGAAGCAGAAGAAACAACGCGAGAAGGAAGAACGTAAGAAGCGCCGCGAGGAGCGCGACAACCGCGACCAGCCCTCGGCCTAA